The Etheostoma spectabile isolate EspeVRDwgs_2016 chromosome 1, UIUC_Espe_1.0, whole genome shotgun sequence genome has a segment encoding these proteins:
- the LOC116694456 gene encoding LIM domain only protein 7 isoform X6, translated as MEWRQQTSVSCADAFTEAQRWIEEVTGKSFGCKDFRAALENGVLLCDLINQLKPGIIKRVNRLSTPIAGLDNVNVFLKACGKLGLNVSQLFHPGDLQDLSTRATVRRDESNRRLKNVLITIYWLGRKAHLDAFYSGPQLNFKAFEGLLGLALSKALDEGSNVKECSDPEREECRRIRPSYKMANSADSIDFLYSRGVLPNNESCGSDAEAEQVFKMEPTQPSTQQNKAYIPPPILRGKQGLKGNERDCASSLARAYQMQVRPERPVQVNPGWIWSKSLSDIPMVYPVRKVPDVNTIYDVDQENQQRCSVAAKDSEAQWHDDLSKWKNRRRSSKSDLRRKSQEREHVINQMANGAMAKFEKNEVNEGGLLKRDQQSPRRHYPAPRPYSTSPSAKSLNSDLRPRTRALLARSYATEASFSPMAPLSLHNSAHTQGSSVGAMSASDGIVLADETYFASLASDGTGVTTPSLDCPFSSQTQGKEQGSPAHFQPRDPTKAMLSQKELPFCHDPQVPTFCPGAVNQAGANALEDLHHQNYKSQEESQKTSWKPAVEQGGDQQAAEVHKYLFRTASWSGSASLPRGYRRSEGSSRLSSAITARPFGTKQSRVSSLPRLCNVDNYGLLKSEELLSPAIKSSLKRPTVTAHQKGQQKKANQAKQNATEQGEKVQGVTVSGPTSFQTNGYHHQPYTQTQLLPQPYSNLQTHRNKSLTAPSDASIDLPKVDHSDMRVSLALKPNSRTDFGFQTHWDSTGARVKFIEPGSPAELCQLCVGDEIVTVNGVAVAHMNYNQWKDKMTSSLQTGSLTMDMRRYGNKDWSTSEGSHPNQSGQSRVTLNLTAAAPFLMGCPDHHANSGACTEPADRNLNGQTDDVLQGKVMHGELSENHKTARNKDHSNISMKNQKRRAEFFKPKGGSESAISDLQVPSLSPSSSSWSWDREEDRRRQEKWQEEQERLLQKQYQRDQERLESEWQRAQQDAKGELCRNPGAKNTFEMTNGVESPANTQLRVNGLKNKTREEQSPDQDKLKVAGLNPQSNASGQQHDQISGQIWAKSLSTPALAGTTRGDERKGKGHSVCKAEKDRQQILEEMKKRTQLLTDNSWIRQRSNSFYKEPIYVGVPMKRFDSLDDLDTLRRTPLSTSTFSYPRPHSAAEGYCAPSRNSSSRYSTGSLLSQRPTFDSSHHGSPRMVCGRRTCCVCERVLGSGAAMVIEALGLCFHLACFQCVGCHRHLGGTETGVQVRIRNRKPYCEPCYFQLKSGAPSM; from the exons GTGTCTCAGCTGTTTCATCCAGGAGACCTGCAGGACCTGTCCACTCGTGCAACCGTCAG GCGAGATGAAAGCAACAGAAGACTCAAAAAT GTTCTCATCACAATCTACTGGTTGGGTCGCAAGGCTCACCTTGACGCATTCTACAGTGGTCCTCAGCTGAACTTCAAGGCCTTTGAAGGGCTGCTAGGGTTGGCGTTGTCCAAG GCTCTAGATGAGGGCAGTAATGTGAAAGAATGCTCTGACCCAGAGAGGGAGGAATGTCGGCGCATCAGACCAAGCTATAAGATGGCAAACTCTGCTGACAGCATCGACTTTCTGTATTCCCGAGGGGTCCTCCCAAACAATGAAA GTTGTGGAAGTGACGCGGAAGCTGAGCAGGTGTTCAAGATGGAGCCCACACAGCCTTCAACCCAACAAAACAAGGCTTATATCCCACCACCAATCCTAAGGGGAAAACAAGGATTGAAAGGGAATGAAAGGGACTGCGCTAGTTCACTTGCCAG AGCATATCAAATGCAGGTCAGACCTGAGAGACCAGTTCAGGTCAACCCTGGCTGGATTTG GAGCAAATCACTCAGTGATATCCCGATGGTATACCCTGTGCGTAAAGTTCCTGATGTGAACACCATCTACGATGTGGACCAGGAAAACCAACAGAGGTGTAGTGTTGCTGCCAAGGACAGTGAAGCTCAGTGGCACGAT GACTTGTCGAAGTGGAAGAATCGTCGCAGGAGCAGCAAGTCTGACCTCCGCAGGAAGTCGCAGGAACGAGAACATGTCATTAACCAGATGGCCAATGGAGCAATGGCTAAATTTGAGAAGAACGAAGTGAACGAAGGTGGACTGCTAAAGAG AGACCAGCAGTCACCACGCAGGCATTACCCTGCCCCTCGTCCTTACTCCACTTCTCCTTCAGCAAAATCATTGAACTCTGATCTCCGGCCACGTACTCGGGCTCTGCTGGCCCGTAGCTACGCCACAGAGGCATCTTTCAGTCCAATGGCTCCACTTAGCCTCCACAACTCAGCCCACACTCAA GGATCATCAGTTGGAGCCATGTCCGCCTCTGATGGGATTGTCCTGGCAGATGAGACCTACTTTGCCTCCTTGGCTTCAGATGGAACAGGAGTTACCACCCCTTCTCTGGACTGCCCTTTCAGCTCCCAGACCCAAGGCAAAGAGCAGGGCAGCCCAGCTCATTTCCAGCCCAGGGATCCTACTAAAGCCATGTTGAGTCAAAAGGAACTTCCGTTCTGCCATGATCCACAAGTTCCCACTTTCTGCCCTGGTGCTGTTAATCAGGCAGGAGCTAATGCTCTGGAGGACTTGCACCACCAGAACTACAAGTCCCAGGAAGAGAGCCAGAAGACATCTTGGAAACCAGCTGTGGAGCAAGGAGGTGACCAGCAGGCTGCAGAAGTCCACAAGTACTTGTTCAGAACTGCGTCGTGGTCCGGCTCAGCCAGCCTTCCTCGGGGTTACCGGAGGTCCGAGGGCTCGTCTCGTCTCTCTTCTGCAATCACAGCCAGGCCCTTTGGGACCAAGCAGTCCAGGGTGTCCTCGCTGCCGAGACTGTGCAAC GTAGACAACTATGGCCTGCTGAAAAGTGAGGAATTGCTTTCTCCAGCTATCAAATCTTCTCTCAAAAGACCTACTGTAACCGCCCATCAGAAGGGTCAGCAGAAGAAAGCCAACCAGGCAAAACAGAATGCTACAGAACAGGGGGAGAAGGTGCAAGGTGTCACCGTCTCCGGACCGACTTCCTTCCAGACCAATGGCTACCACCATCAGCCCTACACCCAAACCCAGCTATTACCGCAGCCTTATTCAAACCTGCAGACCCATCGCAACAAAAGTTTGACTGCCCCATCTGATGCAAGCATTGACCTCCCAAAG gtggATCACAGTGACATGAGAGTGAGCCTTGCTCTTAAACCCAACAGTAGAACAGACTTTGGTTTCCAGACTCATTGGGACTCCACAGGGGCACGAGTGAAATTCATTGAACCTG GCAGTCCAGCGGAGCTTTGCCAGCTGTGTGTGGGCGATGAGATTGTGACTGTTAATGGAGTTGCTGTGGCACACATGAACTACAACCAGTGGAAGGATAAAATGACATCTTCCCTTCAAACCGGCAGTCTGACCATGGACATGCGGCGCTATGGCAACAAGG ATTGGAGCACCAGTGAGGGGAGTCATCCTAACCAGTCAGGCCAGAGCAGGGTTACTCTCAATCTAACTGCCGCAGCGCCGTTCCTGATGGGTTGCCCTGATCACCATGCCAACAGTGGTGCCTGCACAGAACCTGCAGACAGGAACCTCAATGGGCAGACAGACGAT GTTTTACAAGGTAAAGTCATGCATGGAGAGCTTTCTGAAAACCATAAGACAGCCAGAAATAAag ATCATAGTAACATTAGTATGAAAAATCAGAAAAGGAGGGCTGAATTTTTCAAACCGAAAG GAGGTTCAGAATCTGCCATATCTGAT CTCCAGGTGCCATCCCTCAGCCCCTCCTCATCCAGCTGGTCGTGGGACCGCGAGGAGGATCGAAGGCGTCAGGAGAAGTGGCAGGAAGAGCAAGAGCGCCTCCTACAG AAGCAATACCAGCGGGATCAGGAGAGGCTTGAGTCAGAGTGGCAGAGAGCACAACAGGATGCAAAGGGGGAGTTATGCAGGAATCCAGGGGCAAAA aacacatttgAGATGACCAATGGTGTCGAGAGCCCTGCCAACACCCAGCTCCGTGTGAAtggactgaaaaacaaaaccagagaAGAGCAGAGCCCTGACCAAGATAAGCTGAAAGTAGCAGGTCTAAACCCTCAAAGTAATGCATCAGGACAGCAGCATGACCAGATTTCAGGACAAATCTG GGCCAAGTCCTTGTCTACCCCAGCATTAGCTGGCACCACAAGAG GTgatgaaaggaaaggaaaaggacACTCTGTGTGCAAGGCTGAGAAAGACAGGCAGCAGATTTTGGAGGAGATGAAGAAAAGGACTCAGCTTCTGACAGACAACAGCTGGATACGTCAGCGCAGCAACAGCTTTTACAAGGAGCCAATCTATGTTGGGGTACCTATGAAGAG GTTTGATTCTCTGGACGATCTGGATACTTTGCGTCGAACCCCACTTTCAACCAGTACATTCAGTTACCCTCGCCCACACTCCGCTGCTGAAGGTTACTGTGCTCCGAGTAGGAACTCCTCCTCCCGCTACAGCACTGGATCATTGCTATCCCAGAGACCTACATTCGATTCCTCTCATCATGGCAG TCCCAGGATGGTCTGTGGCAGGAGgacttgctgtgtgtgtgagcgtgtccTGGGTAGTGGGGCAGCCATGGTCATAGAGGCCCTTGGTCTCTGCTTCCACCTCGCCTGTTTCCAG TGTGTGGGCTGCCACCGACATCTTGGAGGAACTGAGACTGGAGTCCAGGTTCGAATCCGAAACAGGAAGCCCTACTGTGAGCCCTGCTATTTCCAACTCAAGT CGGGTGCCCCCTCCATGTGA
- the LOC116694456 gene encoding LIM domain only protein 7 isoform X2, whose protein sequence is MEWRQQTSVSCADAFTEAQRWIEEVTGKSFGCKDFRAALENGVLLCDLINQLKPGIIKRVNRLSTPIAGLDNVNVFLKACGKLGLNVSQLFHPGDLQDLSTRATVRRDESNRRLKNVLITIYWLGRKAHLDAFYSGPQLNFKAFEGLLGLALSKALDEGSNVKECSDPEREECRRIRPSYKMANSADSIDFLYSRGVLPNNESCGSDAEAEQVFKMEPTQPSTQQNKAYIPPPILRGKQGLKGNERDCASSLARAYQMQVRPERPVQVNPGWIWSKSLSDIPMVYPVRKVPDVNTIYDVDQENQQRCSVAAKDSEAQWHDDLSKWKNRRRSSKSDLRRKSQEREHVINQMANGAMAKFEKNEVNEGGLLKRDQQSPRRHYPAPRPYSTSPSAKSLNSDLRPRTRALLARSYATEASFSPMAPLSLHNSAHTQGSSVGAMSASDGIVLADETYFASLASDGTGVTTPSLDCPFSSQTQGKEQGSPAHFQPRDPTKAMLSQKELPFCHDPQVPTFCPGAVNQAGANALEDLHHQNYKSQEESQKTSWKPAVEQGGDQQAAEVHKYLFRTASWSGSASLPRGYRRSEGSSRLSSAITARPFGTKQSRVSSLPRLCNVDNYGLLKSEELLSPAIKSSLKRPTVTAHQKGQQKKANQAKQNATEQGEKVQGVTVSGPTSFQTNGYHHQPYTQTQLLPQPYSNLQTHRNKSLTAPSDASIDLPKVDHSDMRVSLALKPNSRTDFGFQTHWDSTGARVKFIEPGSPAELCQLCVGDEIVTVNGVAVAHMNYNQWKDKMTSSLQTGSLTMDMRRYGNKDWSTSEGSHPNQSGQSRVTLNLTAAAPFLMGCPDHHANSGACTEPADRNLNGQTDDVLQGKVMHGELSENHKTARNKDHSNISMKNQKRRAEFFKPKGGSESAISDLQVPSLSPSSSSWSWDREEDRRRQEKWQEEQERLLQKQYQRDQERLESEWQRAQQDAKGELCRNPGAKNTFEMTNGVESPANTQLRVNGLKNKTREEQSPDQDKLKVAGLNPQSNASGQQHDQISGQIWAEDSFGFAQLSPAHRAKSLSTPALAGTTRGDERKGKGHSVCKAEKDRQQILEEMKKRTQLLTDNSWIRQRSNSFYKEPIYVGVPMKRFDSLDDLDTLRRTPLSTSTFSYPRPHSAAEGYCAPSRNSSSRYSTGSLLSQRPTFDSSHHGSPRMVCGRRTCCVCERVLGSGAAMVIEALGLCFHLACFQCVGCHRHLGGTETGVQVRIRNRKPYCEPCYFQLKSGAPSM, encoded by the exons GTGTCTCAGCTGTTTCATCCAGGAGACCTGCAGGACCTGTCCACTCGTGCAACCGTCAG GCGAGATGAAAGCAACAGAAGACTCAAAAAT GTTCTCATCACAATCTACTGGTTGGGTCGCAAGGCTCACCTTGACGCATTCTACAGTGGTCCTCAGCTGAACTTCAAGGCCTTTGAAGGGCTGCTAGGGTTGGCGTTGTCCAAG GCTCTAGATGAGGGCAGTAATGTGAAAGAATGCTCTGACCCAGAGAGGGAGGAATGTCGGCGCATCAGACCAAGCTATAAGATGGCAAACTCTGCTGACAGCATCGACTTTCTGTATTCCCGAGGGGTCCTCCCAAACAATGAAA GTTGTGGAAGTGACGCGGAAGCTGAGCAGGTGTTCAAGATGGAGCCCACACAGCCTTCAACCCAACAAAACAAGGCTTATATCCCACCACCAATCCTAAGGGGAAAACAAGGATTGAAAGGGAATGAAAGGGACTGCGCTAGTTCACTTGCCAG AGCATATCAAATGCAGGTCAGACCTGAGAGACCAGTTCAGGTCAACCCTGGCTGGATTTG GAGCAAATCACTCAGTGATATCCCGATGGTATACCCTGTGCGTAAAGTTCCTGATGTGAACACCATCTACGATGTGGACCAGGAAAACCAACAGAGGTGTAGTGTTGCTGCCAAGGACAGTGAAGCTCAGTGGCACGAT GACTTGTCGAAGTGGAAGAATCGTCGCAGGAGCAGCAAGTCTGACCTCCGCAGGAAGTCGCAGGAACGAGAACATGTCATTAACCAGATGGCCAATGGAGCAATGGCTAAATTTGAGAAGAACGAAGTGAACGAAGGTGGACTGCTAAAGAG AGACCAGCAGTCACCACGCAGGCATTACCCTGCCCCTCGTCCTTACTCCACTTCTCCTTCAGCAAAATCATTGAACTCTGATCTCCGGCCACGTACTCGGGCTCTGCTGGCCCGTAGCTACGCCACAGAGGCATCTTTCAGTCCAATGGCTCCACTTAGCCTCCACAACTCAGCCCACACTCAA GGATCATCAGTTGGAGCCATGTCCGCCTCTGATGGGATTGTCCTGGCAGATGAGACCTACTTTGCCTCCTTGGCTTCAGATGGAACAGGAGTTACCACCCCTTCTCTGGACTGCCCTTTCAGCTCCCAGACCCAAGGCAAAGAGCAGGGCAGCCCAGCTCATTTCCAGCCCAGGGATCCTACTAAAGCCATGTTGAGTCAAAAGGAACTTCCGTTCTGCCATGATCCACAAGTTCCCACTTTCTGCCCTGGTGCTGTTAATCAGGCAGGAGCTAATGCTCTGGAGGACTTGCACCACCAGAACTACAAGTCCCAGGAAGAGAGCCAGAAGACATCTTGGAAACCAGCTGTGGAGCAAGGAGGTGACCAGCAGGCTGCAGAAGTCCACAAGTACTTGTTCAGAACTGCGTCGTGGTCCGGCTCAGCCAGCCTTCCTCGGGGTTACCGGAGGTCCGAGGGCTCGTCTCGTCTCTCTTCTGCAATCACAGCCAGGCCCTTTGGGACCAAGCAGTCCAGGGTGTCCTCGCTGCCGAGACTGTGCAAC GTAGACAACTATGGCCTGCTGAAAAGTGAGGAATTGCTTTCTCCAGCTATCAAATCTTCTCTCAAAAGACCTACTGTAACCGCCCATCAGAAGGGTCAGCAGAAGAAAGCCAACCAGGCAAAACAGAATGCTACAGAACAGGGGGAGAAGGTGCAAGGTGTCACCGTCTCCGGACCGACTTCCTTCCAGACCAATGGCTACCACCATCAGCCCTACACCCAAACCCAGCTATTACCGCAGCCTTATTCAAACCTGCAGACCCATCGCAACAAAAGTTTGACTGCCCCATCTGATGCAAGCATTGACCTCCCAAAG gtggATCACAGTGACATGAGAGTGAGCCTTGCTCTTAAACCCAACAGTAGAACAGACTTTGGTTTCCAGACTCATTGGGACTCCACAGGGGCACGAGTGAAATTCATTGAACCTG GCAGTCCAGCGGAGCTTTGCCAGCTGTGTGTGGGCGATGAGATTGTGACTGTTAATGGAGTTGCTGTGGCACACATGAACTACAACCAGTGGAAGGATAAAATGACATCTTCCCTTCAAACCGGCAGTCTGACCATGGACATGCGGCGCTATGGCAACAAGG ATTGGAGCACCAGTGAGGGGAGTCATCCTAACCAGTCAGGCCAGAGCAGGGTTACTCTCAATCTAACTGCCGCAGCGCCGTTCCTGATGGGTTGCCCTGATCACCATGCCAACAGTGGTGCCTGCACAGAACCTGCAGACAGGAACCTCAATGGGCAGACAGACGAT GTTTTACAAGGTAAAGTCATGCATGGAGAGCTTTCTGAAAACCATAAGACAGCCAGAAATAAag ATCATAGTAACATTAGTATGAAAAATCAGAAAAGGAGGGCTGAATTTTTCAAACCGAAAG GAGGTTCAGAATCTGCCATATCTGAT CTCCAGGTGCCATCCCTCAGCCCCTCCTCATCCAGCTGGTCGTGGGACCGCGAGGAGGATCGAAGGCGTCAGGAGAAGTGGCAGGAAGAGCAAGAGCGCCTCCTACAG AAGCAATACCAGCGGGATCAGGAGAGGCTTGAGTCAGAGTGGCAGAGAGCACAACAGGATGCAAAGGGGGAGTTATGCAGGAATCCAGGGGCAAAA aacacatttgAGATGACCAATGGTGTCGAGAGCCCTGCCAACACCCAGCTCCGTGTGAAtggactgaaaaacaaaaccagagaAGAGCAGAGCCCTGACCAAGATAAGCTGAAAGTAGCAGGTCTAAACCCTCAAAGTAATGCATCAGGACAGCAGCATGACCAGATTTCAGGACAAATCTG GGCTGAGGACTCCTTTGGCTTTGCTCAGCTGTCTCCTGCACACAG GGCCAAGTCCTTGTCTACCCCAGCATTAGCTGGCACCACAAGAG GTgatgaaaggaaaggaaaaggacACTCTGTGTGCAAGGCTGAGAAAGACAGGCAGCAGATTTTGGAGGAGATGAAGAAAAGGACTCAGCTTCTGACAGACAACAGCTGGATACGTCAGCGCAGCAACAGCTTTTACAAGGAGCCAATCTATGTTGGGGTACCTATGAAGAG GTTTGATTCTCTGGACGATCTGGATACTTTGCGTCGAACCCCACTTTCAACCAGTACATTCAGTTACCCTCGCCCACACTCCGCTGCTGAAGGTTACTGTGCTCCGAGTAGGAACTCCTCCTCCCGCTACAGCACTGGATCATTGCTATCCCAGAGACCTACATTCGATTCCTCTCATCATGGCAG TCCCAGGATGGTCTGTGGCAGGAGgacttgctgtgtgtgtgagcgtgtccTGGGTAGTGGGGCAGCCATGGTCATAGAGGCCCTTGGTCTCTGCTTCCACCTCGCCTGTTTCCAG TGTGTGGGCTGCCACCGACATCTTGGAGGAACTGAGACTGGAGTCCAGGTTCGAATCCGAAACAGGAAGCCCTACTGTGAGCCCTGCTATTTCCAACTCAAGT CGGGTGCCCCCTCCATGTGA